A single region of the Candidatus Aenigmatarchaeota archaeon genome encodes:
- a CDS encoding metallopeptidase → MGIRYETAPDIEKTARFVAERIGMSHLDFKRIGFLRSYGSTSRAIARCYGLSKVWQKAFKLKSHYVVEVVSERFDRLSEEEKIKTVIHELMHIPKCFGGGFRHHDFVCEANVEKLYRKYFS, encoded by the coding sequence ATGGGCATTAGGTACGAGACTGCTCCAGACATAGAAAAGACCGCAAGGTTTGTTGCGGAAAGAATCGGCATGAGCCACCTGGACTTCAAAAGAATCGGATTTCTGAGGTCATACGGCTCGACTTCGCGCGCGATTGCGCGCTGCTATGGCCTTTCCAAGGTTTGGCAGAAGGCCTTCAAGCTGAAGTCCCACTATGTTGTTGAGGTTGTGTCTGAGCGCTTTGACCGCTTAAGCGAGGAGGAGAAGATAAAGACTGTGATACACGAGCTTATGCATATCCCCAAGTGCTTTGGCGGCGGCTTTCGCCACCATGATTTTGTCTGCGAGGCAAATGTTGAGAAACTCTACCGGAAATATTTCAGTTAG
- a CDS encoding HAD family phosphatase — translation MIKGVFFDVGGVLQKGEIEIFYKALCEKLGLHYERFMDLHSRHKKDLMAGKMQVSGFAKEAEKEFGIDCQYPCLWKEVFLEALPINADTLEIARRLSKKFIVGIISNAMDEYEMINSERELYKGFNPVILSCRCGFFKPQKEIFELALKAAGLNAEECVFIDDREKLLETPKEMGFKTILFKDSTQLESELKDLNLI, via the coding sequence ATGATAAAAGGCGTCTTCTTCGATGTTGGGGGAGTTCTCCAGAAAGGGGAAATCGAAATCTTCTACAAGGCGCTTTGCGAAAAGCTGGGCCTGCACTATGAGAGGTTCATGGACTTGCACAGCCGGCACAAAAAAGACCTGATGGCGGGGAAAATGCAGGTAAGCGGTTTTGCCAAAGAAGCTGAAAAAGAGTTTGGCATTGACTGCCAGTACCCTTGCCTATGGAAAGAGGTCTTTCTGGAGGCGCTTCCAATAAACGCAGACACTCTGGAAATCGCAAGGCGCCTTTCCAAAAAGTTCATTGTCGGAATCATATCGAACGCGATGGACGAGTATGAAATGATAAACTCAGAAAGAGAGCTCTATAAGGGATTCAATCCAGTGATTCTCTCCTGCAGATGCGGCTTCTTCAAGCCCCAAAAGGAAATTTTCGAGCTTGCGCTGAAAGCAGCGGGCCTGAATGCCGAAGAGTGCGTTTTCATCGATGACAGGGAAAAGCTTCTGGAGACTCCAAAAGAAATGGGCTTTAAGACGATATTATTTAAGGATTCGACCCAACTGGAAAGTGAGCTGAAAGACCTAAACCTTATCTAA
- a CDS encoding DUF2179 domain-containing protein, translating into MAWGFVASPDFFSYIVLPILIFLARIVDVSMGTVRVIFISKGYKYIAPLIGFFEVIIWLLAITKIMDNLANPLCYLAYGAGFAAGTYAGMVIEERVSIGKVRLNIVAKRNVNKIMNEFDDAGMLFTSNDAEGRDGKVKSIFMVLERSQVGKVISIVKKHNPDAFYSIEEVRFAKEEKAKPLKHHRRRYLRFGFYRKGK; encoded by the coding sequence ATGGCATGGGGGTTTGTGGCCAGCCCGGACTTCTTCAGCTATATTGTGCTTCCCATCCTGATATTTCTTGCAAGGATTGTTGATGTCAGCATGGGCACCGTCCGTGTGATATTTATCTCCAAGGGCTATAAATACATCGCGCCCCTTATCGGTTTTTTTGAGGTCATAATCTGGCTTCTTGCCATAACCAAGATAATGGACAACCTGGCAAACCCTCTCTGCTACCTCGCTTATGGGGCGGGCTTTGCCGCGGGAACTTACGCGGGCATGGTAATCGAGGAGAGGGTTTCCATAGGGAAGGTGCGGCTCAATATCGTCGCAAAGAGGAACGTTAATAAAATCATGAATGAGTTCGATGACGCGGGGATGCTTTTTACTTCAAACGATGCCGAAGGGCGCGACGGGAAAGTCAAGTCCATCTTTATGGTTCTGGAGCGCTCCCAGGTCGGAAAAGTTATATCCATCGTAAAGAAGCACAATCCCGATGCCTTCTATTCGATAGAGGAAGTCAGGTTTGCAAAGGAAGAGAAGGCAAAGCCATTAAAGCACCACCGGAGGAGGTATCTCAGGTTTGGGTTTTATCGGAAAGGTAAGTAA
- a CDS encoding PspC domain-containing protein gives MAKDIKRLYRSGNERILFGVCGGIAEYLDVDPVIIRLLLVLLTLASFGAGLVFYLIAALIIPRNPKHKWK, from the coding sequence ATGGCAAAAGACATAAAGCGGCTTTACAGGTCAGGAAACGAAAGGATACTCTTCGGAGTGTGCGGAGGGATTGCAGAATACCTTGACGTAGACCCGGTAATAATACGGCTTCTCCTGGTCCTTTTGACCCTTGCTTCCTTTGGGGCAGGGCTTGTGTTCTACCTTATTGCGGCGCTCATAATACCAAGAAACCCCAAGCACAAGTGGAAGTAG
- a CDS encoding amidohydrolase yields MLLKNCSAVLTQDERRTVLKGADILIRDSRIEKVSKNIDSSESECEKIDCRGKIVMPSFVNAHTHLPMVLLRGYRDDLTLNEWLSEVWKAEAKMKEEDYYAGAKFGLLEMIRSGTSAYLDMYFGSEQILKASEKAGLRGYLGHPLMDFGDSEKKEGTLKEAKKSVKKILESNGLCRPVISPHSVYTCSKELLLEAKKFAESKNLLYTTHLSETRKEVYDCHRKYGKRPAEFLEELGVIDNTFVGFHSAWLTKGEISMLAGKKASVVSCPASNMKLATGGAFPYREFREAGVTVGIGTDGACSNNSLNMLGEMKAMCLMQKWLRWNASEMAAQSALDMATLGGAKILGLNSGSIGAGKNADLLLLDKSHYSLLPGTDLVSNIVYSASREAISGLIVNGQFLMQEKQILTLDEEAIKEGFMKSSERLLQGGALKE; encoded by the coding sequence ATGCTTCTCAAAAACTGCTCGGCAGTGCTTACCCAGGATGAACGGAGGACCGTACTGAAAGGCGCAGATATTCTTATAAGGGACAGCAGAATTGAGAAAGTTTCCAAAAACATCGACTCCTCAGAAAGCGAGTGCGAGAAAATTGACTGCAGGGGCAAGATTGTCATGCCTTCGTTTGTAAATGCCCACACCCACCTGCCGATGGTGCTCCTCCGTGGGTACAGGGATGACCTCACGCTAAACGAGTGGCTTTCTGAAGTCTGGAAAGCTGAGGCAAAAATGAAGGAGGAAGACTATTACGCGGGGGCAAAGTTCGGTCTCCTCGAAATGATTCGCTCCGGAACTTCAGCGTACCTTGACATGTACTTTGGAAGCGAGCAGATACTGAAGGCAAGCGAAAAAGCCGGGCTGAGAGGATACCTGGGCCACCCCCTGATGGATTTTGGAGACTCTGAAAAGAAGGAGGGAACCCTGAAAGAAGCCAAAAAATCCGTCAAAAAAATCCTTGAATCCAATGGGCTCTGCCGACCGGTGATTTCGCCGCACTCAGTCTACACCTGCTCAAAAGAGCTGCTTCTGGAAGCAAAAAAATTCGCGGAAAGCAAAAACCTTCTCTATACAACTCACCTGTCGGAAACCCGAAAGGAAGTGTACGATTGCCACAGGAAATATGGAAAAAGGCCGGCAGAATTTCTCGAAGAGCTTGGCGTCATAGACAATACATTCGTGGGCTTTCACTCCGCCTGGCTGACCAAAGGTGAAATTTCGATGCTTGCGGGGAAAAAAGCGTCTGTTGTCAGTTGCCCTGCTTCGAACATGAAGCTTGCAACCGGAGGGGCTTTCCCTTACAGGGAGTTCAGGGAGGCGGGAGTCACAGTAGGAATCGGAACTGACGGGGCCTGCTCGAACAACTCTCTCAATATGCTGGGGGAAATGAAAGCCATGTGCCTCATGCAGAAGTGGCTGCGCTGGAACGCATCCGAAATGGCGGCCCAAAGCGCCCTTGACATGGCAACCCTTGGCGGGGCAAAAATCCTGGGGCTTAACTCCGGCAGCATTGGGGCAGGAAAAAACGCAGACCTGCTCCTGCTCGATAAAAGCCACTACTCCCTGCTGCCCGGAACAGACCTTGTTTCAAACATCGTGTACTCCGCTTCAAGGGAAGCAATATCCGGCCTTA